The DNA sequence CAGACTCACATCCATTCACCGTTTGTGTGGCATAAATGGTGTAAGTTCCCGCGTATTGCGTATCCACATCTTCGGCATCCGGTGTAAAGGTATTTCCTGCGCCAATCAATGAACTTGCGCCAAGGTAGCTGCTGCTATACCATTTAATGTCTGTACCTGTGGCCTCCAAGGCCGCAAGTGGCTCTTCCTGACAGTAAACCAATTGACCTGAGATTTCAGGCTTTTCAGGTGTAGGCTTCACCTTAATATTAAATGACATTGGGGCGGTGTAACACCCCTGGTTACTACCAATCACTGTAATTTGAGCAATCACATCGAGGGCTGTTTCATTAATACTGGTAAAAGCAGGGATATTTCTTTGTCCGTTTTCACCAAGTCCAATAGAGGTATCGGTGTTCGTCCAAGTATAGGTTTCTGCGCCAGAGAAAGGAGGTACAATAACCAAATTATCAGGGCAAACTTCCATATCATCAAGCGCTGTTACATACAGGGTTGGACGGACAAAAATCGCCACCTCTTTTTCCTCTGATCGACATAATTCCGCACCGTCCTTGGTGATTAATAAGGCAATACGATATACCTGTTCCTGAACGGTAGTGGAACTGTTCACCAACTGATCGGTAACGATTAACTCTCCAGCGCCATCAACAGCCTGCGTACCACTCGAAGCACCCGAAACATTTGAATTGTCCACCTTCTGATAATCAAACTTCACCTGATATCCCGCCAAAGCAGTCACGGCGGTATTCATTTTAAACGTTCCTTCCTCTTCATTACAAATACGGTCAGTCACGGCGGTTACATCAAAAATCAGGCTTGGCCAAACGACCACCTTTTTCTCGATCGTCTCCCCTTGACAGCTCCCATTTTCGGTCATGGTTTTAAAGAAATAAGTAACCGTCTGAGGTGATGAAGTCAGGTTCGTCAATTGCTCTGCAACAATATCGCCTGGCTGTCCAAAACGTTCAAAATTGGAATACCCCAACACATTAGGGTCAGGACATTCTGCCCGATATGAGATTTTCAGTCCTGCAACATTGGTCGTCGAAGATAACTCAAATGCCGTTCTGCTTTCAGAACAAATTATTGGCTGCTGATTATCTACAGCCACCTGCATGGTAGGGTAAACTTCAACAACCGTTGCTTTAGCTTCTCCGGAACAATCATCAAAATAAGGTGCCAAATTATAGGTTACCGTTTGTACCTCATTGGAAGCGTTGACCAGTACGTCGTTAATGTGTACCTCTCCACCAATAAATTCAATATCAATATTCGATGTAAAACCGGTCACATCAGCACTTGAAGCTACGGCTGTCCCCTTCAGGCTAACCTTACTTGTTGGCAAATAAGCATTGGTAACATTTGGAGAGCTGACCATAATATCTGTCGTTCCATTGTTACACAATATCTCCACTTCATTCTTCAGACTGATTACAGGTACTGGACGAACGATCACCTCCTTGGAAACCGACAATACTTTATTGTTATCACATCCTTGTACAGATGGCGTTACCGTGTACACCATTTTCTGAGGCTCACTGGTTTTATTTCCCAACTCACCAGAAAAGCTGTATTGATCTGCCACGGCAAAACTATTTTGAACGCCACTTCCCAAAATGGTACCGAAGCCATTTTCAGACTCCGAGGTATAAGTATAAACCATTTTAAAGTCAGGTAACAATTCGGTATCTGAAGTCATGTTTACAACCACATCGTCCCCAGAGCAAATTTCAGTTTTGTCCACCGTAAGTTGTGCTATTGGTGTTGGATTGACCTTCACCGTTGTACTTGCCGACAAGCCGGGCGTTGAGCAACCTACCCGCCAAGGAGTTACTTCAAACTCAAAATTGATCGGTGCCTGAGTTGTATTTTCAAGCACCTGAGCGATGGACGAATAGTTTGTCAATTCGATCACATCACCATTTTCATCCACTTGCGGAACGCCGTCTTTAGTAAAGGTAAAGTAAGAGTTATTCGCAGGTGTAATTGGGGTTTTTACCAAAACAGCGGTAGTTCCTTCATCGCAAATGTCTGCACGATTATTTTCCAATTCCACCACTGGTGTTGGGTAAACCGTTGCTGTAACGGCCACAGGCTTTGACACACAACTTGCTGATCCATCGATACTGTTAGCTGCCGTAAAAATAATTTCAAGCCCCTGATCAAAAGTGGTGCTATTGGCGAGTACAAAATCAAAATCACCCGTTCCACTGTCAGCAACAGGAAGCCCATCAATATTTGCATTTCTTACCAGTTCCCACTGAAAAACCTCTGCTCCCTGGCCTGTTTCCGCCGTAGGCGAAATAAGCAGTTGCGTACCAGCGCACACCTGATATTGAGTAATCATGTCTGCTGCGATTCCTGGGCGTGTAATAAGGTCAAAAGTAACCTTTGTCCCGTTTTCACAGGCCTGTCCGTTTACAACCAAAGGATAAACCTGATCCTGATCCCGAACTGGGTGAGCAAACTTATTACTCACCTCTGTCTGGTAAGTATCATCCAAAAACCATTTAACAATAATTGCGGCATCATTTGTTCCTTTCACATCCTCATCATAGGCTGTCAGGTTAATCGTTGAAATCTCGCCACCAGCGTCATCGGAACACACTTCATAGGTTTGCTCAAAAGCCTCAGGCAAAGGAAGAACCGTTAGCGTTGCCTCCTCTCCTGGCTCAGGTCGGGCAGTGGAATTACAAGTATTGGACGCACTACCAATGACAACACTGTATCTGAAGCCGTCTTTATTACTGACATTTTTCACCAACAGCACTTCTTCATCAGCACCTTCATAATCTGGGTTGGTAACATCAATATCGGTCCAGGTTAACCCGCCATCGGTACTGACTTCCCACTGATAAGTTGGCAAAAAGGTATTCAACGCATCGGCAAAAAACTCTGCTTTTTCACCATAGGCATTACAGACCGTCTGCGAGACCAAAGGCACCCGCAAGGAAGGCTTTTTATTAATGGTCAATACGGCGTTTTCTGATCGTTTCCAATCATCATCACATTCCCCCTGGATCATTGCCCTGAAATTGGCATTGTTATTTTCGTAAACAACAAAAGGTGTTTCAATGGTTAGGGTTAGCGTATTGGTTCCTGAAAAGTCTGATCCTTCAGGCAGATCGACCCATGCACGCTGACTGGAGTCGTAACGTTGCCATTGAATTCTTGGCGGATTGGAAGGATCATAAGGCTCAATTTCAATGAACAACTGAACCGAAACATCCTCACAAATCTCCTGATTCTGAGGATCTTTAATGATTTCTGTCCTTGGCTTAATATTAAGCGTAACGATATTACTCGTTTCAATTCCCTTACAGCCTTGGATTTCCAGACGGAACTGAACATCATTCAGCACCTCGTAAACGGCATTTCTGATTTCCAGCGTTGGCTTGTCAATATTCGCAAAATAAGTTGCCCAGCTATTTCCATTGCCATCATCAAAATCAAGGATGGACTCAAAAGTTGCTCCATCATCCATACTGAACTGCCAGTAGTAAGCAGAGCCTTCTGTTATATCTGCCTCAATGGTTACATCCCGTGCGCCATCACAAATATCTACAGGAGCAATGGCAATTGTCGGTGTCGAAATTGAAGGAACAACTTCAACCCGCACCTGCTTTTCGGTTTGACATTTATAAGCATCTCCCGTAATTTCTGTGGCAATAATATCGTAAAAGCCTTCCTCTACGGTAACTTCCGTATGGCTCAATTCATCCGTGATTAAGAAGTTTGTTTCATTATCATGTGTTCCGCTGCTACCTCCAGTTACATTGGTGGCACTGAAAGCATAAGAATAATCATAACCTTCACTTGAGGAAACCAATAAATCAATTTGTGTATCACTACAAATTTTACTTTCAGCAAGGGTGGTTTCAAAAACTGGCGATGGGGTAACCTCCACTTGTCGTTTCACCAAAACGGTACAACCCGTAATCGGATTTCCAGACCCATCGACCAATATATTTCCACTACCATCCTTCTGAATCGTTTTCACATTCACCAGAATGTCAATCAAGCCTGTATTACTGAAGGTTAACAATTTCTCATCACCAGTAGCACCATTTTCTATGATATAATCAAAAGAAGCTACCCATTCATAGACATAATCATCAGTGATATATGGGCTAATCTTGAATGGAATTTGCTCCCACTGGCAAAATTTATCTTTATCTGAAATAATATTATGTTCAATTGGCTCAGGATTGACTACAATTTGTTTTTGCGCCACTGGGGATGCACAAACCAAACCACTCGAATAATTTTGCTTAATCTGCAGCTCCAAATCAAAAACACCCGCATCCTGGTATTCCACAAAAAATGCTTTGGCAATGGTAATTTCGGAATAGATGACCTTTGCCGGGTCGTCAGGAGAAATACTGTATTCGTAAGAATAATCTGGCGAATAAACACCATTATTAAAGGCGTAAACAAAGTTTGGCTTAAGGCCTGAATCCATACAGAAGCTTTCCTCCCCTGAAAGCAAAGGCATTTCAGGAACTGCATTTACTTTAACTTTTTGGGTAATTGTCGCAATGTCACTTCTTAACGGACTCACACAACCGTACTCATCCTCTACCTGCGCAAAAAGTGTTTTTTCACGGCTGGTAGGATAAGGAGGAGTATCTGGGTAGATGGCGGCATAATCAGCATGATTCTTATCGATGACCAAACCTGTGGCCTTCTGAACGAAATTCCCACCGGTGAATTCACTCCATCTCACTTCAGCCAAAGCACGACCGTCTGCAGGAAGGTTTACTTCCGAGCCTACAATAATGTCATCACCATAACAAACATCTAAATTATCGTCTGCCTTTATTTGAGGCAATGCCAAAGCGGTAATATCAATATTAAATTCCGCATAACACTCATCGCCTACGGTAGAGATAAAATTATCCTTAACAAAAAATTTCAAATCATACGTTTCCCGAGCATCAGCAAAAATCACCTCCTTTTGGAAATTATAAATTTCAGAAGGATTTGATTCTGTAATGTTATTCAAAAACCAATCATAAGTATAACTATTATTTCCACCTGATACCTCGGCACGGAATTGTTCATTAACATTTGAACAAATATTAACATCGCTTACCAGGCCTGCAATTTCAATTTTAGCATTATGCTGAACCTCAACAGTTTCCCCGAAATTAGCCTGAACATCGACATCACAAACAGCCACAACATTGGTAGGAAAAACCCTTAAATGTGCGTGTACAGAATCAGTAAACGCTGTATTCGGGGTATACTGATTACCTGCGATTGTTCCAAATTTATTGGTATCATCGGAAAGTAATACCCAGTCAAAATCGTCCGTATTGGCGTTCACATCGGTACGCTCTGCATTCAGTAAAACCTGCGCGTCATAACAAAAACGCTCATCAACAATTGGATTTACTGCAGGCGTTGGATAAACATGAACTGGAATTTCTATGGTCGCCACCTGACAGGCAGGTTGGTTATCCAGGTTTTTAGCATGGAATTCAAGAATAATGTCTTTGTCTTCGTCATTGACTGAAGGCACATAAAAGTTCTCGAAATGCTTGGAGGAAACCACCGGGGACTCATTTCCATCGTCATCCAATTTATACTTTCCATTAGCAGACTTCAATGACCAGAGAATTTCTTTCTGCCCTGTATAAGTCAAATTGATGTCCGTCGCCATTTGCTTCAAATCCAATTCAAAGGCACCACAAGCATCAATGAAATCTCCTGTTACCAAATCCGAAGAAACAATCGGTGACTCATCAACCACCTGCTCTCCTACTACTTTGGAATAATGACAACTGATCCCATTTGGAGAAGTAGCCTCCACAATTACCCGAACTTCAAAAACTCCAAAATTATTGTATTGATAGCTCGCTTCATTGTCTGCCCCAGCGTTATTGCCTGGTACCACTGCGACAACCGTGTTGTTGGCTTTATTTTTTATCTCCCAAGAATAATGGATTGGGCTTAAATTTCCCCAAGCTGTGTTCTCCTCAAAATCAATGGTAATCCCCTGACAGATTGGAGAGAAAGAAAGCACTTCGATATCTGGCAATGGCAAAACATGGATCGTTTTGTTAACGATTGCTTCGCTACATTCTCCTGAATTATTTGAATTTCGAAGGCGCATACGCACAACAAATTCTCCTTCCTGGTCAAATTTATAACTACTCGACTGGCTGTTATTATTATTAAAGGTATTACCCGCCAATTGATGCTCCGCTACCAATACGGCAGAAGTCACTTTATTAATCACAGAGAAATGCACTTCGTCGTAATTGCTCCCTGGAATATCATTTTTCCAATAAGCCTCCGTGCCAACATAATAAAACTCATCTGTCGCACAACTATTATCAAATGCCGTTCCGTCGCCATTCAACAAACCTGCGGGAATGCTTACGCCAGATTGGTCTGCAAAGGTCAATATCGTTCCTTTAGGCGCATCAGGATCAATTATAATTTCTTCCGAAACCGTGGCTACGGTACAAAAATGACCATCTGCATGTGTTTCTGTAACCGTCAGGGTAAAAATAAAGCTCCCGTTCAAATTTCCATCAGGAATAAAGAAAGGGGTTTCCATGGTTGTGGCTCCCTGACCATTTCCTCCATTGGTGGTAAACAAATAATCAGAAATCGGGAAATCACCTTCCCGGTCCCAGCTCCATTCAAAAGTAAGATTTCCATTGTCTCCCTTATTAATGGTTGATACCATTTCAACAGGAAAACCAGGACAGATGGTCTGAGCTGCAACATCTACCGAAGCAGAAGGGTTTTCATAGACTTTGACCGTAATATCCTCTACCATTTGGCAGGATGCCCCACCCATAGAATGATTAAAGCCTTTGTCTGTGATGGTTAACTGATAAACATTATCAATATTGAGATCAGGGTATTGGCCATTCGGAACATTAACAGGATTACCTGTTTGAGCAAACCCTTTCGGGCCCGTCCATCGATACTCCAAATTCTCCGTTCCTCCTGAAGCTGTACCATCAAGTGTGATGGTCTCTCCGTTACAGAGCAGTTGATCTGCCCCTGCATCAATAAGAACTTCGGGGTTTACAATAATATTAAGTTCCGCAGACTCCTCTTCACATTTCGACGCAAAATCATCGTCCTCTACAAAGCGCGCCCGGATCGAAAATTTTCGATCTCTATCCTCTGCGCCATAAACAAAAGAAATATTAGCACCCTCACTTGCAGGTACTGTCCAGGTTTTACCATAATTCCCCGAAGCAAGGTCATAGGGTCGATATTCGATCAGGCGCTCTTCGCCATTGACCGTGAAAGATCGTTTTGCCCCGCTTACAACAAAAGTAAAAGGTTCTTCAAAACATATTTTCGCTGTTTGGCCAACGTTTGTAGATTGAATTTCTATATAAGCAGCAGGTGTTGGCACCACTGGACGAACATGCGCCGTAATTGTGTTTGAAGTCAGGACAGCATCACACTCATCTTTGGCGATACGCACAAACTCATACACCCCTGGTGTTAAATCTGGTGAATTGTTATAATTTCTGTTATTGGAAACTACGACAGGTGCAGCACCATCTTTGGAGCGAGTCCAAGTATAAGTTATATTACCACGGCCACCTTTTATTTCAGCCCCTTTCAAATCTCCAGGGGAAGTGTTAGCGCAGAGCTCAATCACCGATTGATCGTTATGATCAAAACGGATGTTGTTACTTCTCATTCGAGGATGAACGATAATATCAACCTCTGCTGAAATGGACTCACAAAGGTTATTCACACACTCATTCCCTGGCGTTCCGCCATTATCACAATCTCCTGAAGATACAATTCTTCTAAAGGAATAAGTAACGGCATTATCTGTCGTATTGTCCAACACAGGCGGGTCATAATTAACATCATTTGCGCCTCCGATATCCGACCAAGCGCCACCATTATAGCGTTGTTGCCACTGATAAACATAACTGCCATCGCCACCAGTTGGGGTAGAGCCTGTAATTAATGCAGGGTCAATTCTATTTCCCGTCTGATTTGTATAACAAAGTTCCTGATCATCATTGATGGTGTTGTTTTTTACTTCAGGGTAAATTGTCAAAATAACCTCACGGGGCAAACTCTCACAATCTTCTCCTGCACCAGCATCGTAAGCTTGTGTTACCCAATAAGTGTAGGTTTTGACACTTCCTGGATTAGGATTGAAAGGATCTGAAAGTGTTCTATCGGGGTTAGCGGGATCGAAATTAGCCCCTGTACGAACAGGTGTTAATGCTACCGCAGAAAGAGTTGGATCTTCTTCATACCATCGGATTACTGCTCCCGCCTGACCGTTGGCCCTCAGCGTTGGATCTCCACCAACACAAATTTTCAAGTCCGCTGCCAATGGAGGGTTTGGCGCTTCCACGGTACAAATGGTTCTTGTCCACAAGTCCACGGGATCCTCTTGCCATGCGAAATCGTTTTCATTAAACGAACCAACAGGGACTTCAGACCCTGCTGCGCCATAAGGGTTACAGACGTTCCATGAACGAAGACGAACCGAAAAACATTCATTGGCTCCAGCATTTGCTGGAAAACGAATTGGAAGCGTCTCGCCACCGGGGTCAGTCGAATTTGCAATCCAAGTTACTGGACCATAATATACCCCAGTCATGGGTACACCTCCTACGGTTACATTACCACCAGTAACACCATTGGTCTCTCCATATACATATTGTACCCAACGCCCGTGTGTGTTGGGGTTCAAATCTTCCTGCGGGTTCGTTGTACAGTTCCACACGGTTAAATCTGCCAAAAAATGAGCATTGGTATTACCCGCACACATATCGTAATCTCCACCTGCTGGAGAATTAAACAAACCTGAGCCCCCATTTCGAGCATCCTCTTCAGCGATCGAATTTAAAAGAGCATTATCCTCTGTGTCCCAAACGGTTACACGGTTACCTTCGGCTGAAATTAAACATACTGTTCCATTTACGACAAGGGTTACTTTTGGAAGATAAGTACAGCTCTGTTGCGCCGCATCAATATTATTGCCTGATGGAGCAGCACTACCATTGTCATAATCGTAGGTATGTTTCCGATCCACAATACCATAATAGGCGGTATTAAATGAAATATTGGTAAGATCGATCCGTTCTATTGTACCATCATCCCAATTGATTTCGATTTTGCAATTGGCGGCCTCAGCAGCTGACAAACGCCAACCAAAAGTCCAGTTTACCTCCGCCGAACCGGAACAATTATC is a window from the Persicobacter psychrovividus genome containing:
- a CDS encoding PKD domain-containing protein, producing the protein MGKTLPVFLSLLFALVFLSTYNPVYAQDCNTIGSPAGAPSIFNNFENPIDNCSGSAEVNWTFGWRLSAAEAANCKIEINWDDGTIERIDLTNISFNTAYYGIVDRKHTYDYDNGSAAPSGNNIDAAQQSCTYLPKVTLVVNGTVCLISAEGNRVTVWDTEDNALLNSIAEEDARNGGSGLFNSPAGGDYDMCAGNTNAHFLADLTVWNCTTNPQEDLNPNTHGRWVQYVYGETNGVTGGNVTVGGVPMTGVYYGPVTWIANSTDPGGETLPIRFPANAGANECFSVRLRSWNVCNPYGAAGSEVPVGSFNENDFAWQEDPVDLWTRTICTVEAPNPPLAADLKICVGGDPTLRANGQAGAVIRWYEEDPTLSAVALTPVRTGANFDPANPDRTLSDPFNPNPGSVKTYTYWVTQAYDAGAGEDCESLPREVILTIYPEVKNNTINDDQELCYTNQTGNRIDPALITGSTPTGGDGSYVYQWQQRYNGGAWSDIGGANDVNYDPPVLDNTTDNAVTYSFRRIVSSGDCDNGGTPGNECVNNLCESISAEVDIIVHPRMRSNNIRFDHNDQSVIELCANTSPGDLKGAEIKGGRGNITYTWTRSKDGAAPVVVSNNRNYNNSPDLTPGVYEFVRIAKDECDAVLTSNTITAHVRPVVPTPAAYIEIQSTNVGQTAKICFEEPFTFVVSGAKRSFTVNGEERLIEYRPYDLASGNYGKTWTVPASEGANISFVYGAEDRDRKFSIRARFVEDDDFASKCEEESAELNIIVNPEVLIDAGADQLLCNGETITLDGTASGGTENLEYRWTGPKGFAQTGNPVNVPNGQYPDLNIDNVYQLTITDKGFNHSMGGASCQMVEDITVKVYENPSASVDVAAQTICPGFPVEMVSTINKGDNGNLTFEWSWDREGDFPISDYLFTTNGGNGQGATTMETPFFIPDGNLNGSFIFTLTVTETHADGHFCTVATVSEEIIIDPDAPKGTILTFADQSGVSIPAGLLNGDGTAFDNSCATDEFYYVGTEAYWKNDIPGSNYDEVHFSVINKVTSAVLVAEHQLAGNTFNNNNSQSSSYKFDQEGEFVVRMRLRNSNNSGECSEAIVNKTIHVLPLPDIEVLSFSPICQGITIDFEENTAWGNLSPIHYSWEIKNKANNTVVAVVPGNNAGADNEASYQYNNFGVFEVRVIVEATSPNGISCHYSKVVGEQVVDESPIVSSDLVTGDFIDACGAFELDLKQMATDINLTYTGQKEILWSLKSANGKYKLDDDGNESPVVSSKHFENFYVPSVNDEDKDIILEFHAKNLDNQPACQVATIEIPVHVYPTPAVNPIVDERFCYDAQVLLNAERTDVNANTDDFDWVLLSDDTNKFGTIAGNQYTPNTAFTDSVHAHLRVFPTNVVAVCDVDVQANFGETVEVQHNAKIEIAGLVSDVNICSNVNEQFRAEVSGGNNSYTYDWFLNNITESNPSEIYNFQKEVIFADARETYDLKFFVKDNFISTVGDECYAEFNIDITALALPQIKADDNLDVCYGDDIIVGSEVNLPADGRALAEVRWSEFTGGNFVQKATGLVIDKNHADYAAIYPDTPPYPTSREKTLFAQVEDEYGCVSPLRSDIATITQKVKVNAVPEMPLLSGEESFCMDSGLKPNFVYAFNNGVYSPDYSYEYSISPDDPAKVIYSEITIAKAFFVEYQDAGVFDLELQIKQNYSSGLVCASPVAQKQIVVNPEPIEHNIISDKDKFCQWEQIPFKISPYITDDYVYEWVASFDYIIENGATGDEKLLTFSNTGLIDILVNVKTIQKDGSGNILVDGSGNPITGCTVLVKRQVEVTPSPVFETTLAESKICSDTQIDLLVSSSEGYDYSYAFSATNVTGGSSGTHDNETNFLITDELSHTEVTVEEGFYDIIATEITGDAYKCQTEKQVRVEVVPSISTPTIAIAPVDICDGARDVTIEADITEGSAYYWQFSMDDGATFESILDFDDGNGNSWATYFANIDKPTLEIRNAVYEVLNDVQFRLEIQGCKGIETSNIVTLNIKPRTEIIKDPQNQEICEDVSVQLFIEIEPYDPSNPPRIQWQRYDSSQRAWVDLPEGSDFSGTNTLTLTIETPFVVYENNNANFRAMIQGECDDDWKRSENAVLTINKKPSLRVPLVSQTVCNAYGEKAEFFADALNTFLPTYQWEVSTDGGLTWTDIDVTNPDYEGADEEVLLVKNVSNKDGFRYSVVIGSASNTCNSTARPEPGEEATLTVLPLPEAFEQTYEVCSDDAGGEISTINLTAYDEDVKGTNDAAIIVKWFLDDTYQTEVSNKFAHPVRDQDQVYPLVVNGQACENGTKVTFDLITRPGIAADMITQYQVCAGTQLLISPTAETGQGAEVFQWELVRNANIDGLPVADSGTGDFDFVLANSTTFDQGLEIIFTAANSIDGSASCVSKPVAVTATVYPTPVVELENNRADICDEGTTAVLVKTPITPANNSYFTFTKDGVPQVDENGDVIELTNYSSIAQVLENTTQAPINFEFEVTPWRVGCSTPGLSASTTVKVNPTPIAQLTVDKTEICSGDDVVVNMTSDTELLPDFKMVYTYTSESENGFGTILGSGVQNSFAVADQYSFSGELGNKTSEPQKMVYTVTPSVQGCDNNKVLSVSKEVIVRPVPVISLKNEVEILCNNGTTDIMVSSPNVTNAYLPTSKVSLKGTAVASSADVTGFTSNIDIEFIGGEVHINDVLVNASNEVQTVTYNLAPYFDDCSGEAKATVVEVYPTMQVAVDNQQPIICSESRTAFELSSTTNVAGLKISYRAECPDPNVLGYSNFERFGQPGDIVAEQLTNLTSSPQTVTYFFKTMTENGSCQGETIEKKVVVWPSLIFDVTAVTDRICNEEEGTFKMNTAVTALAGYQVKFDYQKVDNSNVSGASSGTQAVDGAGELIVTDQLVNSSTTVQEQVYRIALLITKDGAELCRSEEKEVAIFVRPTLYVTALDDMEVCPDNLVIVPPFSGAETYTWTNTDTSIGLGENGQRNIPAFTSINETALDVIAQITVIGSNQGCYTAPMSFNIKVKPTPEKPEISGQLVYCQEEPLAALEATGTDIKWYSSSYLGASSLIGAGNTFTPDAEDVDTQYAGTYTIYATQTVNGCESEAVEVTFTVNPKPLLAFNLLPTSDCTPLQVKLVNASQGHDPAKDHWVYQIAGDPSTQAPLVWDEEGQFVFQNKSGALISYEVIYTATTDLNCSREEVATIEVNPELEFEFNIIGPDNHPEPSCSGTEYTFRRQNLGNTDKIDGLVYTWSFGDGSSVVTDDLEVKHIYENPSYANIRNYRVSLTVSAPFCQSVQEQEIKIYPQILSNIELLDNVGCAPLNVKFLNNSRGYAPELGVYQKRIQGTDDWIDFEVADDQAIFDNITQAVEIWEVRYFAKNEFGCPDISQSKLITVTPRPVSQFVNDALLCEGAPANFDASTSIGDIESYRWDMGDNTLNQYGETLEYTYKEAGYYTITLETTNSFGCTDLSTSEIQLQISPTVSIAAGGPKAFCEGLDVNLTSEVAEAVTYQWLKDEEEIAGETADQITVNTSGIYSLKVTQVAGVGCSRISDSLKIRVYPLPEVELVRNKEGKILCPGEEVLFTADADLNIQTFLFHVSGEEFTANQDRNSFVYSRINDQDEVYAEAITFTGGCVGVSPVLIQQVDMLNPNFEVVGEAVSCSPFVSRFKIEAFNPALVYTWDFGDGTIEVLDTEEVTHTYTNSSPFLQSRHAIKLTVSNPVTECSASSSQDIRVNPTPVVDFNLTSTEGCAPFRASAENESKLVNKTEGDTYTWTVKNVLTDEVVFTSNLENPFLELQNNTTEDIMFEVLLVANDAFGCTDRSSQLITVYPQVVSSFYVDAKDNTQLWPDNEFNIVNTTYNGEVPEHWTYRWVVAGQEAHVGPQIGAVKFDKPGVYNITLMVATEHCNAEVTQLVNLQSTNPIVDFIADPKVGCAPVDVNFTNTSRNVDEFTKYRWEFGDGNFSEDESPKHQYENPGTYYVSLQATNSITDGAYFKRDTIVVYPSPTVNFRVDRERVFLPDADIQIVNFTTGSNNIYDIDWGDGTSGEDVPSDVKHSYSKAGDFFITLSATNEFGCVGSATIKQPVEIREGGKVETPNAFQPSQDGPNSGNISETSSKDRNYSVFAPYAPNVVEEGYKLEVYTRWGQLIFQTEKKGIGWNGYYFNSGDALPAGVYIFKLSARTVDGNRVSKVGDVTLLK